The following coding sequences lie in one Streptomyces xiamenensis genomic window:
- a CDS encoding glycoside hydrolase family 13 protein yields MTQHLAAPTTPAAETPGWWRDAVIYQVYPRSFADGDGDGMGDLPGIRARLPYLADLGVDAVWLSPFYASPQADAGYDVADYRAIDPMFGTLQDADDLIREAHDLGLRIIVDIVPNHSSDRHEWFRRALREGPGSPMRERYHFRPGKGEKGEEPPNDWESIFGGPAWTRTTNPDGSPGEWYLHLFAPEQPDFNWENDTVRDEFRSVLRFWLDKGVDGFRIDVAHGMVKAEGLPDMGHSGQLKLLGTQTLPFFDQDGVHEIYRDWRTILDAYPGQRIGVAEAWTPSAERTARYLRPGELHQAFNFHYLSTPWEAGALREVIDSSLDSMRPVGAPTTWVLSNHDVVRHLTRLGGDVGRARAATLLMLALPGSAYLYQGEELGLPEVTELPDEVRQDPAFYRRSPDEDSTEGDGQDGLRDGCRVPIPWSSEGPSYGFGTGGSWLPQPGGWAKLAVSAQTDDPDSTLVLYRSALAIRRRRPELGAGDGVEWLDAPEGVLAFRRRAAEGADGADGGAVLVLANTTGADITLPAGLAPAGTLLLASGPVPAGGDILPADTTVWWATHG; encoded by the coding sequence ATGACCCAGCACCTCGCCGCCCCCACCACCCCTGCCGCCGAGACGCCCGGGTGGTGGCGGGACGCCGTCATCTACCAGGTCTACCCGCGCTCCTTCGCCGACGGCGACGGCGACGGCATGGGCGACCTCCCCGGCATCCGGGCCCGCCTGCCCTACCTCGCGGACCTCGGCGTGGACGCCGTGTGGCTGAGCCCCTTCTACGCCTCCCCGCAGGCCGACGCCGGCTACGACGTCGCCGACTACCGGGCCATCGACCCCATGTTCGGCACCCTCCAGGACGCCGACGACCTCATCCGCGAAGCCCACGACCTGGGCCTGCGCATCATCGTCGACATCGTCCCCAACCACTCCTCGGACCGCCACGAGTGGTTCCGCCGCGCCCTGCGCGAGGGCCCCGGCTCCCCGATGCGCGAGCGCTACCACTTCCGCCCCGGCAAGGGCGAAAAGGGTGAAGAGCCCCCCAACGACTGGGAGTCCATCTTCGGCGGCCCCGCCTGGACCCGCACCACCAACCCCGACGGCTCGCCCGGCGAGTGGTACCTGCACCTCTTCGCGCCCGAACAGCCCGACTTCAACTGGGAGAACGACACCGTCCGGGACGAATTCCGCTCGGTGCTGCGCTTCTGGCTCGACAAGGGCGTCGACGGCTTCCGCATCGACGTGGCGCACGGCATGGTCAAGGCCGAAGGGCTCCCCGACATGGGCCACAGCGGACAGCTGAAGCTCCTGGGAACCCAGACACTGCCGTTCTTCGACCAGGACGGCGTCCACGAGATCTACCGCGACTGGCGCACCATCCTGGACGCCTACCCGGGGCAGCGCATCGGCGTCGCCGAGGCGTGGACCCCCAGCGCCGAGCGCACCGCCCGCTACCTGCGCCCCGGCGAACTCCACCAGGCGTTCAACTTCCATTACCTGAGCACCCCGTGGGAGGCCGGCGCGCTGCGCGAGGTCATCGACTCCTCGCTGGACTCCATGCGCCCGGTCGGCGCCCCCACCACCTGGGTCCTGTCCAACCACGACGTGGTGCGCCATCTCACCCGGCTCGGCGGCGACGTGGGCCGGGCCCGTGCCGCCACCCTGCTGATGCTGGCGCTGCCCGGCTCCGCCTACCTCTACCAGGGCGAGGAACTCGGCCTGCCCGAGGTCACCGAACTGCCCGACGAGGTACGGCAGGACCCGGCGTTCTACCGCCGCTCGCCGGACGAGGACAGCACCGAGGGCGATGGCCAGGACGGGCTGCGCGACGGCTGCCGGGTGCCCATCCCGTGGAGCAGCGAGGGGCCGTCGTACGGGTTCGGCACGGGGGGCAGCTGGCTGCCGCAGCCCGGCGGCTGGGCCAAGCTCGCCGTCTCGGCGCAGACGGACGACCCGGACTCCACCCTGGTGCTGTACCGCTCGGCGCTGGCCATCCGCCGCCGTCGGCCCGAACTCGGCGCGGGGGACGGAGTGGAGTGGCTGGACGCCCCCGAGGGGGTGCTGGCGTTCCGCCGCCGCGCCGCGGAGGGCGCGGACGGCGCCGACGGGGGAGCGGTGCTGGTCCTGGCCAACACCACCGGGGCCGACATCACGCTGCCCGCCGGGCTCGCACCCGCCGGCACCCTGCTGCTCGCCAGCGGCCCGGTCCCCGCCGGGGGCGACATCCTGCCCGCCGACAC